In one Lolium rigidum isolate FL_2022 chromosome 3, APGP_CSIRO_Lrig_0.1, whole genome shotgun sequence genomic region, the following are encoded:
- the LOC124697184 gene encoding auxin transporter-like protein 2, whose product MAAAANESLADEKVPGTIGVGRYEEMEQDGDSSAAKSRLSGLLWHGGSAYDAWFSCASNQVAQVLLTLPYSFSQLGMLSGILFQLFYGLMGSWTAYLISILYLEYRTRKEREKADFRNHVIQWFEVLDGLLGRHWRNVGLAFNCTFLLFGSVIQLIACASNIYYINDRLDKRTWTYIFGACCATTVFIPSFHNYRIWSFLGLVMTTYTAWYLAVASLIHGQVDGVKHSGPTKMVLYFTGATNILYTFGGHAVTVEVMHAMWRPQKFKAIYLLATLYVLTLTLPSAASVYWAFGDQLLTHSNALSLLPRTPFRDAAVVLMLVHQIITFGFACTPLYFVWEKLIGLHDCRSLCKRAAARLPVVVPIWFLAIVFPFFGPINSAVGSLLVSFTVYIIPALAHMVTYRSAHARENAVEQPPRFAGRWTGTYVINTFVVVWVLVVGFGFGGWASMTNFVRQIDSFGLFTKCYQCPVPAPITMPLSAAPGGSWPFPGGLQNFTMLPPAPAPSPAHFFRHHSHGL is encoded by the exons ATGGCCGCAGCAGCCAATGAAAGCCTCGCCGACGAGAAGGTGCCAGGAACGATCGGCGTAGGCCGGTACGAGGAGATGGAGCAAGACGGCGACTCCAGCGCCGCAAAGTCGCGGCTCTCCGGCCTCCTCTGGCACGGGGGCTCAGCCTACGACGCCTGGTTCAGCTGCGCTTCCAACCAG GTGGCCCAGGTGCTGCTGACGTTGCCATACTCCTTCTCGCAGTTGGGAATGCTGAGCGGCATACTGTTCCAGCTCTTCTACGGCTTAATGGGCAGCTGGACGGCGTACCTCATCAGCATCCTGTACTTGGAGTACAGGACCAGGAAGGAGAGGGAGAAGGCGGACTTCAGGAACCATGTCATCCAG TGGTTCGAGGTGCTGGACGGGCTGCTCGGGCGGCACTGGAGAAACGTCGGCCTCGCCTTCAACTGCACATTCCTCCTCTTCGGCTCCGTCATCCAGCTCATCGCCTGCGCCAG CAACATCTACTACATCAACGACCGGCTCGACAAGAGGACGTGGACGTACATCTTCGGCGCCTGCTGCGCCACGACGGTGTTCATCCCGTCCTTCCACAACTACCGGATCTGGTCCTTCCTCGGCCTCGTCATGACCACCTACACCGCCTGGtacctcgccgtcgcctccctcaTCCATGGCCAG GTTGACGGTGTGAAGCACTCGGGCCCGACCAAGATGGTGCTCTACTTCACCGGGGCCACCAACATTCTCTACACCTTCGGTGGGCATGCTGTTACTGT GGAGGTGATGCACGCGATGTGGCGGCCGCAGAAGTTCAAGGCCATCTACCTGCTGGCGACGCTGTACGTGCTCACCCTGACGCTGCCGTCGGCGGCGAGCGTGTACTGGGCGTTCGGGGACCAGCTGCTCACGCACTCCAACGCGCTGTCGCTGCTGCCGCGCACGCCGTTCCGGGACGCCGCCGTCGTGCTCATGCTCGTCCACCAGATCATCACCTTCGGCTTCGCATGCACGCCGCTCTACTTCGTCTGGGAGAAGCTCATCGGCCTCCACGACTGCCGCAGCCTCTGCAAGCGCGCCGCCGCCAGGCTCCCCGTCGTCGTCCCCATCTGGTTCCTCGCCATCGTCTTCCCCTTCTTCGGGCCCATCAACTCCGCCGTCGGATCGCTCCTCGTCAGCTTCACCGTTTACATCATCCCGGCGCTCGCGCACATGGTCACATACCGTTCCGCGCACGCCCGTGAG AACGCGGTGGAGCAGCCGCCGCGGTTCGCCGGGCGATGGACGGGGACGTACGTGATCAACACGTTCGTGGTGGTGTGGGTGCTGGTGGTCGGCTTCGGCTTCGGCGGCTGGGCGAGCATGACCAACTTCGTTCGCCAGATCGACTCCTTCGGCCTCTTCACCAAGTGCTACCAGTGCCCCGTGCCGGCTCCCATCACGATGCCGCTATCAGCTGCTCCGGGCGGCTCCTGGCCGTTCCCCGGCGGCCTCCAGAACTTCACGATGCTCCCGCCGGCGCCCGCTCCTTCCCCGGCGCATTTCTTCCGGCATCACAGCCACGGGCTCTGA